The following proteins are encoded in a genomic region of Candidatus Margulisiibacteriota bacterium:
- a CDS encoding ankyrin repeat domain-containing protein, producing the protein MIARKIIACDKEIVIPLETAVLLSPLHDKKNVFSAKRAMALVKRLLVLKDDGVDLVSLLARYPALEFLKDQEILTDNSEESLARKSLVSCLKNLRQENYEIILPKLARDMQKLGFKMFRKPREENKWVDTLHMAQRQSKDEWVMEMVCAGADTEALNDDEYTLLMTYVNEGDLDMVKKLLEVGVDLNTPGKKGQTALFRAFYENKWEIFKELINEGADLEAKDTESHTVLWLAVQDLNIRYTKELLASGAAINIVNKSGTKLINMAVQHCYTDNGLAIFIELLNRGADKNSQCRNRFSLLHYLIISDNFRGVKELISRGCDLNTRDVNGETSALKASYLQRMDIMKELIKAGADLRQPDNEGNTPHSYAVTQENKAMVNLLQSAGIRK; encoded by the coding sequence ATGATCGCCAGAAAGATAATTGCCTGTGATAAAGAAATAGTAATACCGCTAGAAACAGCTGTGCTACTGTCTCCACTTCATGATAAAAAAAATGTATTTTCAGCGAAAAGAGCAATGGCACTTGTAAAGCGTTTGCTGGTTTTAAAAGATGATGGTGTTGACCTGGTTAGTTTACTTGCCAGATACCCTGCATTGGAATTTTTAAAGGATCAGGAAATATTAACTGACAATAGTGAAGAAAGCTTAGCCAGAAAATCTTTAGTCTCCTGTTTGAAAAACCTCAGACAGGAAAATTATGAGATTATTTTGCCGAAACTGGCCAGAGACATGCAAAAACTGGGCTTTAAAATGTTTAGAAAGCCCAGGGAAGAAAATAAATGGGTAGATACTCTGCACATGGCCCAGAGGCAGAGCAAGGACGAATGGGTAATGGAAATGGTCTGCGCAGGGGCAGATACTGAGGCCCTAAATGACGATGAATATACCTTGCTCATGACCTATGTAAATGAGGGAGACCTGGACATGGTGAAAAAATTACTCGAAGTAGGGGTAGATCTAAATACGCCTGGTAAAAAAGGGCAAACAGCGCTGTTTAGAGCTTTTTACGAAAATAAATGGGAAATTTTCAAAGAACTCATTAATGAGGGCGCGGACCTGGAAGCAAAAGATACTGAGAGCCACACTGTTTTATGGCTGGCGGTTCAGGACCTTAATATTAGATATACAAAGGAACTTCTGGCGTCGGGAGCGGCAATCAACATTGTAAACAAGAGTGGTACAAAATTGATAAATATGGCCGTCCAGCATTGTTATACTGATAACGGCCTGGCTATATTTATTGAATTGTTGAACCGGGGCGCTGATAAGAATTCTCAGTGCCGGAACAGGTTCAGTCTGCTTCATTACCTGATAATAAGTGATAATTTCCGGGGTGTGAAAGAGCTCATTAGCCGGGGGTGCGACCTGAACACCAGGGATGTTAACGGTGAAACCTCTGCGCTTAAAGCGTCTTACCTGCAACGCATGGATATCATGAAAGAATTGATTAAAGCCGGCGCTGATTTGCGTCAACCGGATAATGAGGGCAATACGCCACATTCATATGCTGTCACTCAAGAAAATAAAGCTATGGTGAATTTACTTCAGTCAGCCGGTATCAGAAAATAA
- a CDS encoding ankyrin repeat domain-containing protein, translated as MSGKYKIVATINESKLLEFLPKQIHLLRENRNIFTGPHAIRVLECLLYLKNRGGNVREIFSRLTDKTVLMNIDHLTKDNETGIAWTSIYHCLGNLNNNNKFLILRKLSRDFDILGYKKMTNAKIAACDTDFLFMAIEAEDEKFFKELLEKNPDLEIKNEEGLTPLMQAAWQCNYPMLECLIKLCPLVNMQDQFGYSPLMLALDGMSKKTENQEKIVDLLINAGANLELKNMDDCTALMIAVIKGYKRIVKHLIDKGAKLNQVDNIGYDILGLAILHKHPEIIKIILGSGRYTASPDEEFWEFLELSKHSLDKSTYRLLQEYFQDIYRL; from the coding sequence ATGTCTGGAAAATATAAAATTGTTGCTACGATAAATGAATCAAAGCTGTTAGAATTTTTGCCAAAACAAATACATTTGTTAAGAGAAAACCGGAATATTTTTACAGGACCGCATGCAATTAGAGTCCTAGAATGTTTGTTATATTTAAAAAACAGGGGAGGAAACGTCAGAGAGATTTTCAGCAGATTAACCGATAAAACTGTGCTTATGAATATAGATCATCTGACAAAAGACAATGAAACAGGAATAGCCTGGACCTCAATTTATCATTGTCTGGGAAATTTGAATAATAATAATAAATTTCTGATACTCAGAAAATTGTCGAGAGATTTTGATATTTTAGGATATAAGAAGATGACAAATGCCAAGATAGCTGCTTGCGATACGGATTTTCTTTTTATGGCAATTGAGGCAGAAGATGAAAAATTTTTTAAAGAATTGCTGGAAAAAAATCCTGACCTGGAAATAAAAAATGAAGAAGGTTTGACACCCCTGATGCAGGCAGCCTGGCAATGTAATTATCCGATGCTGGAATGTTTGATCAAGTTGTGTCCTCTGGTAAATATGCAGGATCAGTTCGGTTATAGTCCTTTAATGCTAGCCTTAGACGGAATGTCAAAAAAAACTGAGAATCAGGAAAAGATAGTTGATCTTTTGATAAACGCCGGAGCTAATCTGGAGCTAAAAAACATGGATGATTGTACTGCCTTGATGATCGCTGTTATCAAGGGATACAAGCGGATAGTAAAACATTTAATTGATAAAGGCGCCAAACTTAATCAGGTAGACAATATCGGTTATGATATTTTGGGCCTTGCTATCTTGCACAAACACCCGGAAATTATAAAGATTATTCTGGGATCGGGCAGGTATACAGCGTCCCCGGATGAAGAATTTTGGGAATTTCTGGAATTATCCAAGCATAGTCTGGATAAGAGTACATATAGATTATTACAGGAGTATTTTCAGGACATATATCGGTTATAA
- a CDS encoding ankyrin repeat domain-containing protein, translating to MSGFMRKIIAEKQTVITPVSLKSKLYQLDKGINIFCAEDSMDFLLNLLDIVNKGENILPILSSVEKLKFLSDTDRLDALNESPVSKAQKSIFTCLTNLREDNLQVIRQTLSRNLEILEFEKLDERYGEPGYLSEDLKNAVESGDLITLKELIKKGADVNEIYEKFDTALIYAAKKCNMEIIRELINAGADVNYSDNDSITPLQHAICEGDIEVVKELIKSGADINYRTRQGNSALMIAIKAERIEIANLLLDKGADIIRSNNKKETCLLLAAKSKNKALVERIINILKENIKSRGILNNYYGNTRLLEAAALETFGGSSRGDEINLLNYINWRDASGFTPLMEAARNGALKIVHLLVEAGANVSLKKKYEFCDKRKAFHFAQNAEYFKIADYLKAREQARGVYVWKI from the coding sequence ATGTCAGGATTTATGAGGAAAATTATAGCCGAGAAACAAACTGTTATTACACCGGTTTCATTGAAAAGTAAATTATATCAATTAGATAAAGGTATAAACATTTTTTGCGCTGAAGATTCAATGGATTTTTTGCTTAATTTGCTGGATATAGTAAATAAAGGAGAAAATATCCTGCCAATTTTGTCCAGCGTGGAAAAACTGAAATTTTTGTCTGACACAGACAGGTTGGATGCGTTAAATGAATCCCCGGTTTCCAAAGCACAAAAATCTATTTTTACCTGTTTGACTAATTTAAGGGAAGATAATTTGCAGGTAATCAGGCAAACACTGTCCAGAAATCTGGAAATATTAGAGTTTGAAAAACTGGATGAAAGATATGGAGAACCGGGATATCTGAGTGAAGACCTGAAAAATGCTGTAGAATCCGGAGATTTAATTACTCTGAAGGAACTTATAAAAAAAGGTGCTGATGTAAATGAAATATATGAAAAGTTCGATACCGCGCTGATTTACGCTGCAAAGAAATGTAATATGGAAATTATCCGGGAATTGATAAACGCCGGCGCGGATGTGAATTATTCCGATAACGATTCGATTACGCCCTTACAACATGCTATTTGTGAGGGAGATATAGAGGTTGTGAAGGAACTCATAAAATCAGGAGCAGATATTAATTACAGGACTCGTCAGGGAAATTCGGCTTTAATGATCGCGATAAAAGCTGAACGAATTGAAATTGCCAATCTGCTGCTTGATAAAGGCGCTGATATCATCCGCAGCAATAATAAAAAGGAAACATGCTTACTGCTGGCTGCTAAAAGCAAGAATAAGGCTTTGGTTGAAAGGATCATAAATATTTTAAAAGAAAATATTAAGTCCAGGGGTATTTTGAATAATTACTACGGCAATACTAGATTGTTGGAGGCTGCGGCTTTGGAAACATTCGGCGGCAGCAGCAGAGGGGACGAGATAAATTTGCTAAATTATATTAACTGGCGAGATGCAAGCGGGTTTACACCGTTAATGGAAGCCGCGAGAAATGGGGCTTTAAAGATAGTACATCTTTTGGTTGAGGCCGGAGCTAATGTAAGTCTGAAAAAGAAATATGAATTTTGTGACAAACGAAAAGCTTTTCATTTCGCGCAAAACGCTGAATATTTTAAGATCGCGGATTATTTGAAAGCGAGGGAGCAGGCAAGGGGAGTTTATGTCTGGAAAATATAA